One window of the Nitrospirae bacterium YQR-1 genome contains the following:
- a CDS encoding efflux RND transporter permease subunit, with the protein MNLSEIWIRRPIMTILFMAGILFFGVISYKKLPINNLPNVDFPTIEVTAILPGANSETMASTVAMPLEKQLSTISGVDSMVSTSVQGKTTINIQFSLERNIDAAAQDVNAAISSAMGVLPKNLPNPPTYIKVNPGDMPIIFIGLISETLPVTAINDYAENILTPYLSTINGIAQVRIVGTQRYAVRVQVNPHALSSKGIGINEVSDALSSGNVNLPGGELQGTTTGFMLKPYGQILDTEGYNNLIVTYQNGYPVRIKDIGQAVDGVEYKKQRAWFFANGQAKRGIFLLVNRQPGTNTVELANKIKSLMPVLKASMPASMDMAIFYDQSLFIKESIDDVQFTLLLTIFLVIVVIFLFIRAVRPTLIPSLSVPLSLIGTFAVMDLMGYSLNNLSLMSLTLAVGFVVDDAIVVLENIVRRMEMGEDPMTASLNGSKEIGFTILSMTISLVVVFIPIMFMGGIIGRLFREFSVCITSAILFSGLVSLTLTPVMGSRFMGAITHTHGRLYQYSEAFFKRMIDFYSHTLKWVIYHRKYTLIFLVFIVFGTVYLAQAVPKGFIPTQDQNFFRVFSIASDSISFENMVKHQEALIKLILEDPDIKEAKGASAAGFPGDTGGIIFVGLKDKEERKSSVDEIINRLRPKLNQVPGLIVSLVNPPLITIGARITSAQWQYTLQTTDIDELFKYGSQTEENLRKLPALTDVRSDLQMRKPAIEVIIDRDKASKLGLTLKQIQDAFYSAYSDRQVSTMYTTTNQYYVILELAPEYQQSPELLSLLYIKSSNGKLVPLSTVAQIRHTVSPLSINHIGQVPAATVSFNLKPGYSIGSAMEDINKLAKETLPATITTGFQGSAQAFKKSFSSMGFLLIVTVVIIYLVLGMLYESFFHPLTILTALPLAGFGSLFALWMFNKELDMYAYVGMIMLIGIVKKNGIMMVDFALDAERNEGLTAEESIFKACQIRFRPIMMTTMAALFGTLPIALGIGAGGEARQPLGICVVGGLFFSQFMTLYITPVFYIYVDKFNSWISHSKGTVVRG; encoded by the coding sequence GTGAACCTTTCCGAAATATGGATAAGACGTCCAATTATGACCATCCTGTTTATGGCCGGTATTTTGTTTTTTGGCGTAATAAGTTATAAAAAACTTCCGATTAATAACCTTCCTAATGTTGACTTCCCTACTATAGAGGTAACAGCCATTTTACCAGGCGCTAACAGTGAAACTATGGCCTCCACTGTTGCTATGCCTTTAGAAAAACAGCTTTCTACCATTTCAGGTGTTGACTCTATGGTCTCAACAAGTGTTCAGGGTAAGACGACAATTAATATTCAATTTTCTCTGGAGAGAAACATTGACGCCGCCGCTCAGGATGTTAATGCCGCTATTTCATCTGCTATGGGTGTGCTGCCCAAAAATCTGCCTAATCCGCCTACATACATAAAGGTTAACCCCGGTGATATGCCGATTATTTTTATAGGATTGATCTCTGAAACACTTCCTGTTACAGCCATTAATGATTATGCTGAGAACATTCTTACTCCGTACCTTTCTACTATAAATGGTATTGCACAGGTGCGTATTGTCGGCACTCAGCGATATGCCGTCAGAGTGCAGGTTAATCCACATGCGCTTTCAAGTAAGGGGATAGGAATAAACGAGGTTTCCGATGCCCTGTCCTCAGGTAACGTCAACCTGCCGGGGGGGGAACTGCAGGGTACTACCACCGGCTTTATGCTTAAACCCTACGGGCAGATACTTGACACGGAGGGATATAACAATCTTATTGTCACTTACCAAAACGGCTATCCGGTTAGGATTAAAGACATAGGGCAGGCCGTTGACGGCGTTGAATATAAAAAACAGAGAGCTTGGTTTTTTGCTAACGGACAGGCAAAACGCGGGATATTTCTTCTTGTAAACAGACAGCCCGGGACAAACACCGTGGAGCTTGCCAATAAGATAAAATCCCTCATGCCGGTACTTAAGGCCTCCATGCCGGCCTCTATGGATATGGCCATTTTCTATGACCAGTCACTATTTATAAAAGAATCTATCGATGATGTTCAGTTTACTCTGCTTCTTACGATTTTTTTAGTCATTGTTGTCATATTTCTTTTTATAAGAGCCGTAAGACCGACTCTAATTCCGAGCCTGAGCGTTCCACTGTCCCTTATCGGGACATTTGCCGTGATGGATTTGATGGGCTACTCTCTAAATAATTTGTCCCTTATGTCCCTCACTCTTGCTGTTGGATTTGTGGTTGATGACGCCATCGTAGTGCTTGAAAACATTGTACGGCGAATGGAGATGGGTGAGGACCCTATGACCGCCTCCCTCAACGGCTCCAAAGAAATCGGTTTTACAATTCTCTCGATGACAATTTCCCTGGTTGTGGTGTTCATTCCCATTATGTTTATGGGAGGCATTATAGGCCGCCTTTTCAGGGAGTTTTCCGTGTGCATTACATCAGCCATACTTTTTTCCGGGCTTGTTTCCCTGACGCTTACCCCTGTTATGGGAAGCCGCTTTATGGGAGCTATTACTCACACACATGGCCGTCTTTACCAGTACTCGGAGGCGTTTTTTAAGCGCATGATTGACTTCTATTCCCACACGTTAAAGTGGGTTATCTATCACCGGAAATATACTCTTATATTTTTAGTCTTTATTGTCTTTGGTACCGTCTATCTGGCACAAGCTGTTCCCAAGGGGTTTATTCCGACTCAGGATCAAAACTTTTTCAGAGTCTTTTCCATAGCCTCAGACAGTATTTCTTTTGAGAATATGGTGAAGCATCAGGAGGCGCTAATTAAACTGATTTTAGAGGACCCTGATATTAAAGAAGCTAAAGGGGCATCTGCCGCCGGCTTTCCTGGAGATACCGGAGGTATTATATTTGTCGGACTTAAGGACAAGGAGGAGCGTAAAAGTTCAGTTGACGAAATCATCAATCGCCTGAGGCCCAAACTCAATCAGGTACCTGGCCTCATCGTCTCTTTAGTAAACCCGCCGCTTATAACTATCGGGGCAAGGATTACCAGTGCCCAATGGCAGTACACTTTGCAAACCACAGATATAGATGAATTATTTAAATACGGCAGCCAAACAGAGGAAAATCTCAGGAAGCTGCCTGCCCTGACTGACGTCAGGTCTGACCTCCAGATGAGAAAACCAGCCATAGAAGTAATTATTGACAGAGACAAGGCCTCAAAGCTGGGGCTTACGCTTAAACAGATTCAGGATGCTTTTTATAGCGCTTATAGTGACAGGCAGGTCTCAACAATGTACACCACTACAAACCAGTACTATGTTATATTGGAGCTTGCCCCTGAGTATCAACAATCTCCCGAGCTCCTTTCCCTGCTTTATATTAAGTCTTCTAACGGTAAACTGGTACCACTGTCAACAGTGGCCCAAATTCGACACACAGTCTCACCGCTTAGCATAAATCACATTGGGCAGGTGCCTGCGGCCACCGTGTCGTTTAATCTTAAACCGGGCTACTCCATAGGTTCGGCTATGGAAGATATAAACAAACTTGCCAAAGAGACCCTGCCTGCCACGATTACCACAGGTTTCCAGGGCTCTGCGCAGGCTTTTAAAAAATCATTTTCAAGTATGGGGTTTTTACTCATAGTTACGGTGGTAATTATATATCTTGTTTTGGGAATGCTTTATGAAAGTTTTTTTCATCCTCTTACAATACTGACAGCTCTGCCTCTTGCCGGTTTTGGTTCCCTGTTTGCCTTGTGGATGTTTAACAAGGAGCTTGACATGTACGCCTACGTCGGTATGATTATGCTTATAGGAATAGTTAAGAAAAACGGGATTATGATGGTTGACTTTGCCCTTGATGCAGAGAGAAATGAGGGGCTTACCGCTGAGGAATCAATATTTAAAGCCTGCCAAATACGCTTTAGGCCGATTATGATGACCACGATGGCGGCGCTCTTCGGCACCCTTCCTATCGCCCTGGGAATAGGCGCAGGTGGTGAGGCACGCCAGCCCCTTGGTATTTGTGTTGT
- a CDS encoding efflux RND transporter periplasmic adaptor subunit yields the protein MKIKTSIRITVSAFIFLFIISCNNMATGQKKAQPPVPVSVQKAVAKSMPVEITAFGTVEAFNSLSLIPQIPGKILKIHFKEGQFVKKGDLLITIDPAPYKEKLSQAEGTLAKDRANLTYAKEEAQRYTFLLEKGAVSRSDYDKSTSSYKAQEELVRSDEAVVKQARLNLAYCSVHSPIDGKTGALILKEGAVVEENKTKVVTINQIQPILVKFSVPERFLNEIKEFSDKNTLKVLAFPPKYEKTPREGKLTFISNSVDQNSGMIELKAEYENKDGFLWPGQFVNVVMHLSVTPNAVVVPSASVQSGLKGNYAFVVKPDMTAQLRAVVVDRVQRDETVIKSGIVAGETVVTDGHIKLKDGLTVKFNDVSTAQPAPEQSPPPKKGP from the coding sequence ATGAAAATAAAGACAAGTATAAGGATAACTGTTTCAGCCTTTATATTTCTATTTATTATAAGCTGTAATAATATGGCAACCGGACAGAAGAAAGCTCAGCCTCCTGTGCCTGTTTCCGTGCAAAAGGCGGTTGCTAAGTCCATGCCTGTTGAAATAACGGCATTTGGTACGGTAGAGGCTTTTAATTCTCTGTCGCTTATACCGCAAATCCCTGGGAAAATCCTGAAAATTCATTTTAAAGAAGGACAGTTTGTAAAGAAAGGCGACTTACTTATTACCATAGACCCGGCCCCGTACAAAGAGAAACTCAGTCAGGCTGAGGGCACGCTTGCCAAAGACAGAGCAAATCTGACGTATGCCAAAGAAGAGGCTCAACGATACACGTTTCTACTTGAAAAAGGTGCCGTCTCCCGCTCTGATTACGATAAAAGCACAAGCAGTTACAAGGCTCAGGAGGAGCTTGTAAGGTCAGATGAGGCTGTCGTAAAACAGGCAAGACTAAACCTTGCCTACTGCTCCGTCCACTCCCCCATTGATGGTAAAACAGGCGCTCTTATCCTCAAGGAAGGCGCCGTGGTTGAGGAAAATAAAACCAAAGTTGTCACAATAAACCAAATTCAACCAATTTTGGTCAAGTTTTCCGTGCCGGAAAGGTTTCTCAATGAAATCAAAGAGTTTAGTGACAAAAATACTCTTAAAGTGCTGGCATTTCCGCCTAAGTACGAAAAAACACCGCGTGAGGGAAAGCTCACTTTCATAAGCAACTCCGTTGACCAGAACTCCGGTATGATAGAGCTTAAGGCGGAGTATGAAAACAAGGACGGTTTTCTCTGGCCCGGGCAGTTTGTTAATGTTGTTATGCACCTGTCAGTTACACCCAATGCCGTCGTGGTTCCATCCGCTTCCGTCCAGTCAGGGCTTAAGGGTAATTACGCTTTTGTTGTTAAACCTGATATGACTGCCCAACTGAGGGCGGTAGTTGTTGACAGAGTGCAAAGAGACGAAACTGTTATCAAATCCGGTATCGTTGCCGGTGAAACTGTTGTGACCGACGGCCATATAAAGCTAAAAGACGGCTTAACAGTAAAATTCAATGACGTCTCCACGGCACAGCCGGCACCGGAGCAAAGCCCGCCACCTAAAAAAGGCCCATAG